CTCAAAAAATTTTCAATagtaacttttatatatataaatgtaaacaaatcagTTATTCAACACATTTACATCAAAACTATTAGAATTTATAATTCTCTTGTTATAGAAAGTTGCAAAAGTATTCACATTTGTCCAACCCGCTTTACTCATTATATCAGCTAAAGAAACATTGTACAGTTTAGCTTTAGACGTAGCTGCAGATCTCACTGAATGAGCACTAAATTGTCGAGTGTCTATACCCGATTTTTGCAAAACTACTTTAATCCAACGGGAAATAGTGCTGCAAGTAACTGCTTTATGCGGTTTAATGTAACTGATAAGCAACTGCTTAGTGTGAACACGCAAAATTttagtacatttaatatattcttTCAAAACAGTATATACACACAACCTCCTATCTGGAGGAAAAGCTCTCAGTTTGACATCTGGATTCTTATATCCTGGTCTAGactgttttaataaaacatctaaatgaaaaacaaattcatcCCTCAATTTTTCCATACAGTCAACACTTAAAAACTTCAGTGTTTGTACACGAGTAGCATTTGTTAATGCTATCAACATAATGAGCTTCAACGTTACTTCTTGTAAAGTTAACATATTTACAGGTGAAAGCTTTCTCAAGTAGTTCAAAACTAATGATACATCCCATACACAAATGTTCTTAGATTTTGTAGGTCTAAGATTATAAACTCCTTTCATGAATCTGACTACTAAAGGATGTGCTCCTACAAGGACATTATCTATCACTAAACCTAGTGCAGAAAGAGCAGATCTTGCTGTATTTATGGAACTGTAGCCAAGaccattttcatataaaatagtCAAATAATCAAGCACgatatttatagaaatttgaACTTCACTAATTTTCCTTTCACGACAGTAAGAAAACCACTTTTTGACAAATACTTTGTACTGTTTTTTAGTGCTTTTTCTCCAAGAGCATAACATGATGCTGGCAGTTTTTGTCGAAAAGCCTCTGTCAATAAACTGTTTCCTGATACATGACATATCATTagattcaatgttttgttcaatGGATGGACAGTGTCTTTGTAAGGAAGAGTCAGTAGATCTTTCCTTGCTATAACCAGTATGGGTGTATCGATTAACATCTGCATCACCAGAGTAAACCATGCTTGAGTCGGCCATAACGGCGCTACTAAAATAACTGTTGTCTTGTCTTTCAAGATCTTCTGTACACATCTGCCTAGTAAACTGAAAGGAGGAAATAAATAGCATTTAAAGTCACTCCAGTCTATAGAAAAAGCATCTATAAAACTAGCATCAGGGTCAGGTTTCCATGAACAAAACCTTTTCAATTGTGAGTTTAGGCGAGATGCAAATAAATCAATTTGGGGTTCACCCCACAGTTCACATATATCACAAAAAATGTCTTTGTTTAACTGCCATTCAACTTGATCATTGAACTTTCTAGATTCGGCATCAGCAATAGTATTTTCAGTTCCAGCAATGTGGCTAGCAGTGAGCCACACATTGTGTTTCTTTGCCCAAAACCAAATAGATTTTGCAATAGTGTTACAACATATTGACTTAATTCCACCCATTTTATTGACATAGCTTACTGCTGTAGTATTCTCAGTTAATATTTTCACAtgtgtaaaacattttaattgagattCAAATGATTTCAAACCATACAAAATTGCTAGTAAttctaaataatttatatgatatttttgttcatCAGGGGTCCATCTACCTCCTGTTTTGTTGTCAATAAGTACTGCTCCCCAGCCAGAGAGTGAAGCATcagtttgtaaaataatttgtggATTAACTCTGTCCAAAACTCTGGACtgtgtataaatattacatgacCACCAAATAATTTCTTTCTTCATTTTATCAGTTATTTCCATATTGACATCAAAATTGCCTTTAGCCATCTTTAatgcatgtattttttctgtttcaatatcTCTATAATACAGTTGACCATAATCAACAGCAGAAAAACTTGAGATTATCAAGCCTATATAACTAACAACTTCtcttattttaaagttttgttttgaaagtaaTTTTTGACTTTCTTCAtgtatcatttctttttgtCTAGTGTTAAAGTGACAATCATTTTTTCAGAGTCTATCAAAAACCctaaaaattgaattttctttgTAGGTATAAGAACAGATTTTTTCTCATGTACTATGAATCCCAAATCAGATACCAATTTCACAGTATCTTGGATATTTAGACTACACTCTGCAATTGTATCGCCTATCAATAAAGAATCATCAATATAACCTATATTGATATGACCTGATCTGCGGAGTGTAGCATATACCACTTTCATAAGTTTTGTGAATAAACGTGGTGCACTTGCCAACCCATTTGGTAAGCAAGTATATTGATAAATAGAACCTTTCCAAATAAAtctcaaatatttttgatattgctCATCAATGGGCACTGAATAGTAAGCATGGCGCAGATCGACACTAGCCAtgtaacagttttgttttatcaaatgcaATGCCATTTCAAAAGTGTCCATTTCAAAATGGTGATACTCTACATgttcatttaacttttttaaatttagtatcATCCGATATTCACCATTCTTTTTTGGTGTCACAAATATTGGTGAAATATATTCTCCTTCAAtagattttacctttttaattactttaatattcagtaaattttgaatttctgCATCTATTATTCTAGTGTTATTATCATTTGCTACTATATTTCTAATAGTTGCTTGATTTTGAATAGGATGTATGCCATCAATAAACTCAATGGGACATTTATGAGCAATATCTAAAATATTACTGTCTGAAGTTATTTCTtcccatttatttataaaatttttcaATCTACCTGCTACAAAATTTATACTCACAACATCAGGTTTTAATATCTGTATTTGTTGTGAGTCCACCTGGAGTTTTTTGATTCTCCAGTCTTATCTGAGCCTGCACGAGATGCTCTTCCACGGCCGATACCTCTACCACGGCCTGTGCCTCTACCAGAGATCCTAAAATACCAAGGTCTACGACCGCCTCTATTAAAGCCACTGTTGAAACCACCCCTTCCTCggattttatttgatattctaCTACACTTGCCAATATCATCAACAGTTTTGACCACATCACCACCAAATAGGTTTTTATCATAAGGGACTGTAGCATTCAGCAAATGTCCATATTCACCAATAATATCATACTTCATGAGAGTTCTTCTCATCAAACATACTAATCTGTTAGCATGCCCCATCAGAGCGAGTGAATCCATACAGTCGTCTAACATATTACTATGATCAGTACACTCCTCTTTCTCTAACATTAAATCTAGTTTATTAATAACTTTAGCCATGACAGTAGCTGTCTTCACAACTACAGACTGAatagttttcattttgttatcgACTGTTTTAGTCTCGGGACTTAAAATATCCCAAATAACCTGGTCAGTTTGAACAGTAACGAGACCGTCACAATTTTGTGGTCTCTGAAGTTTCTCATCTTTCATGAGATCTGAAAATCTCTCAGAAGAAATCCCATTTCTAAAAATATCAGTTATATTATTAGCCAACTGTTCATTAATAGATGGTGCATACTTTTCACCAGACCTAAATTTTTTGCTCATGCTAGCAAATCTTGTCTCTTCACAAGAGTCAGATTTTTGTTTCTTGCTAGGGGGTTCATCCCTTTTTTCATTATCTGCTTGGACCTCGTCACAAGCGTCATCATAACAATCAGACTCGTTTTGATTTTCATCATCATATTGATATTCATCATCATAAAGAGCGTCTATTCTCTTGTGCATGTTATCAACCCTACTGTTGGTTTTCACTTGTTCAGATCTTATCTGCTTCAATATATCTAGcatttcattgttattattaGCGTCACCACCGACACTACTAGTACTAGACTTTGCTTTAGAAGTGGACGGCGTACTCGAGGAAGGGGGCTTCCCCTGAGAAGCAGACTTGGACGAAGCCTTAGAAGTTTTCGACCTTGTTTTAGCCTCCTTTGGTTTATCAAAGAGTAAAGCATATTCATCCTCTAATCTTAAATAGTCATCGTCTACACTTGATGCCTTCTTATCAGGCGTTTTCTCTGATTTATTATCACGAGACTGTATCATGGCGTCCGCCATATTTGTTTACAGAATAGTAATCTCAAACCCACACGAGAATGAAattaaattctataaaaaattataaaccagATTTAATCACATTAAATcttcaataaatttattaattgacTTCCTCGAAGTCatataattaaataacaaatcaattttcAAGGTTGCAATACGAGGTTACTAACACACGTCAGTCCTCAACGAAAGTTGACAGTACACTGAGGTTGCGGTTGCGCAGTGCTTCTCATCTGATGGCGGAAGTGATATGACGTAATAGaattaatacattgtatgtgtctgaaagtttcaaagGATTCTTAATTTTGAAAGGTTATAAGaatctttattattttgttatttgtattatcataaataaacttgccatgtttgtttaaaataaaatgttattggtattaaattgctttgttttttgcatttactttttctttcacttaaaagatataggaagaggtggtgttagtgccaatgagacaactttccattcaaatgacaattaaaaaaaaacattattggtCAATATACGTCCTTCAACACGACAAACATAGAAGCACCAAGAAACTTGACATTGAATGACATATATAATTGGACATTGCTTTCTCTAGATTGAACTggtttgtgttaaaaaaaatcaatattggaaatcaattttaacttttcattCAAAACAGAATCCCTTTAAAAttcagaagatgtggtatgcatgTCATAGACACAACTCTCTTTCAAGATACAATGTGGTACAATGAGGCCAATTGTAAATTTACAGGTTACAttttttagtttagtttaaacaatttttctttCAACACAAACCATCTCAGTAATCAGTAGATTATACAGTGCACCCAAATGACTAGACTAGTATAAGAGAAGAAGGATAGGTCAATATAAGAAACCTACAAGGCTActtcaatttaatttaaatatttagattaatcTAATGAAATAATCAAATGTCAGAGAGAATATGTGTTTTTAAAGTGGTAGGGATACCAGAAAGAACTCTAGTTACTTGAAGTAAGGAATTGCAGTTTAAATTGTAGCCTTCAGTATTTTGCTCACTAACTGCGTTCTACTAAGAGTACCATAACACTGTTATAACAGATTCAAACAACATGCTCCTGACTAAAACATGTGCTTTAGAACAAacctgttttaaaaattattacatacataCCATAAAACATTAATGTAACTATACAATGTTaaagacacttttttttaatttaaagaaataacatgttcaattataaaaaaataacatgttcaattataaaaaaataacatgttcaATTATAAAAAGGAACACGTACTTACAATTTATAtgtgaatttaaaacaaactcatGTTTAACAAAGGGTATTCAGTGATAAATTCAGTTcgtatatgttatttttttaattaattttcaatttagttTGTTTATTTGCAAGAACTTAAACTTTTCATAGCACAAATTACACaactttaaattgaaaatgctTACAACCCTAAGCATCACTAAAACCTTGCAGAGCTGGTGTAAGGATCTTAATAATACAATAACAAGTTCTTATTCAAATAACTATGAACATACACTACAGCTCAGGTGGATTCTGCTTTGTCTTCCACCCACCAAAAGAGTGGGCACCTGGTGGGCAAAAATTCTACTGTATCTATTCTGGCCACCTTAAGGAGTGGGAGTGTATTTTCCTTTGTTTACACTTAAAAAACATGCAAGTACAATCACTTGAAAAAAAGAGATTACAGCTACTGTGGGCACGGATGGGCAGGTggaaaaagcaaaatcaaacaCAGGCTGTTGTGTATCTCAAATTCCAATAAAAACAGCTATTAAGTTTCACAtattgcacttttttttataagcacaaaaaactttttttaagcCTAGAAACTAACTCTTTTCTTTAAATACTAAACATGCATTTTGGGTTTAcgattgcatttcttttttttaaagaaaacaacttttttaaactgttaatccCTTACAGAATGGTATGAAATCTAAATCCATTAAATGccgaaataattaaaaaaaaaatgatagaattgttactGTACTGATCACGTCAAACATATTTTACGATCTTGCAGCAGCAGAATAATTTATCAATGTGTAAACTGTGTATCTATGAGTTCCTGATTGcattaaaatagaacaaaaaacaatttaagcgGCATTCAGTAGTAAATTGTTATATGTGTAGAGAAGAATAAGTTGGAAATGACATCAATATGAAAGagttaaatgaaatatatatcgCCTGATATTGACGTTGATATTTATGTATCAATTCAGCTTCCCTCAGCAATTAACCCCTTTTAAATCAACACTGTATTAATAATTCGTACATGTAGTTTTCTGATAATTGTGTTTTTAATGAACTTTCGATCCCTTAAAGAAAGGTATGTAATATACACTCAGTgacaaatttattacaaaataatgcGATTGTTTAATACTGGTCACGTCAAACATATTTTACGGTATGACGTTCTATGTTTGAAGCAGCAGAATAATGAAATCAATGCAGTGTATCTTTCGATGTATATCAGTATATGTTCCTGATTGCATATAAAAAGAACAATGTAAATGTCATGCCATAGTCAATTGTTATATATCTGGAGAAGAATAAGTTGGAAACGACGTTAGTATGAAATTATTCAGTAATGTAGTTATGTTCGTTATTACGTAGAGCCTTCTTAGGACTTTCTGAATGTAGGGTTAAGTTAGcctttttatatcaaatgaaaaaagtaaaaacacaaaaataccgaacttcgaggaaaattattaaggaaaatccaaaatcaaaagtccaaacacatcaaacgaatggataacaactgtcatattcctgacttggtacaggcattttctaatgtagaaaatggtggattgaacctggttttatagctagttaaacctctcacttgtatgacagtctcatcaaattccattacattgtcaacgatgtatgaacaaaacaaacatactcaaagagtaaaaatgtcaaaaataggggtacagcagtaattattgtgttatcatcttaatatcactataaaaacaacaaatgtaacgaagaatcacaaaaaggcatacatcaaatttaacatactcattttgcttttcttgtatcacttaatttatttaaataaagtcGACCCGTCAAggaaagaaggttttcattgctggtgtaaaaatgcgcgtttgaaattcgtacaggtagacataaaaataattttgtcgttaaaagtatgaacaaaacaaacatacttgcatcactataaaaacaacaaatgtaacgaagaatcacacaaaggcatacatcaaatttaacatactcattttgcttttcttgtaccacttaatttatgtatataaagtctacccgtaaaggaaagaaggttttcattgctggtgtaaaaatgcgcgtttgaaattcgtacaggtagacaaaaataattttgtcgttaaaagtatgaacaaaacaaacatacttgcatcactataaaaacaacaaatataacgaAGAAGctcaaaaaggcatacatcaaatttaatatactcattttgcttttcttataccacttaatttatctatataaagtctaccGGAAAgaatagaaggttttcattgctggtgtaaaattgcgcgt
The nucleotide sequence above comes from Mytilus trossulus isolate FHL-02 chromosome 5, PNRI_Mtr1.1.1.hap1, whole genome shotgun sequence. Encoded proteins:
- the LOC134719144 gene encoding uncharacterized protein LOC134719144, which translates into the protein MADAMIQSRDNKSEKTPDKKASSVDDDYLRLEDEYALLFDKPKEAKTRSKTSKASSKSASQGKPPSSSTPSTSKAKSSTSSVGGDANNNNEMLDILKQIRSEQVKTNSRVDNMHKRIDALYDDEYQYDDENQNESDCYDDACDEVQADNEKRDEPPSKKQKSDSCEETRFASMSKKFRSGEKYAPSINEQLANNITDIFRNGISSERFSDLMKDEKLQRPQNCDGLVTVQTDQVIWDILSPETKTVDNKMKTIQSVVVKTATVMAKVINKLDLMLEKEECTDHSNMLDDCMDSLALMGHANRLVCLMRRTLMKYDIIGEYGHLLNATVPYDKNLFGGDVVKTVDDIGKCSRISNKIRGRGGFNSGFNRGGRRPWYFRISGRGTGRGRGIGRGRASRAGSDKTGESKNSRWTHNKYRY